The Marinilongibacter aquaticus genome has a window encoding:
- a CDS encoding NAD(P)-dependent oxidoreductase — MENRTKTLVLGGTGATGIKLLRGLLERDERLKLIVRSRSKLPELLKNSPKVEVLEGNVLDMPEEELSLFLKDCRAVASCLGHSPDFKGIFGKPRNLVSGSVQRIAQAIAKSNPGKPVHFVLMNTAGNRYSDLGEKLLFKEKVITTLLRLCVPPFTDNIEAANYLREEVGRDNPYLKWVIVRPDTLLNADEVTAYEVHPSAIYEAIFNAGRVSRINVSDFMAELISDANVWEKWEGQMPVLYNAHA, encoded by the coding sequence TTGGAAAATAGAACAAAAACATTGGTTTTGGGCGGAACTGGAGCCACTGGAATAAAATTGCTTCGTGGCTTGTTGGAAAGGGACGAGCGGCTAAAGCTAATTGTGCGTTCTCGCAGTAAGTTGCCTGAATTGCTAAAAAATTCACCGAAAGTAGAAGTTTTAGAAGGAAACGTACTCGATATGCCTGAAGAAGAGCTGTCCTTGTTTTTGAAAGATTGCAGGGCGGTAGCCTCTTGTCTTGGTCATAGCCCCGATTTCAAGGGTATTTTTGGAAAGCCAAGGAATTTGGTAAGCGGATCTGTACAGCGGATTGCACAGGCCATTGCGAAGAGTAATCCGGGAAAGCCCGTGCATTTTGTGCTCATGAATACTGCGGGAAATAGATATTCAGATTTGGGTGAAAAGCTCCTGTTCAAAGAAAAGGTGATAACGACTTTGCTTCGTTTGTGCGTGCCGCCGTTTACCGACAATATTGAGGCTGCGAATTATTTGCGTGAAGAGGTGGGCAGAGACAATCCTTATCTTAAATGGGTAATTGTGCGACCAGATACCTTGTTGAATGCCGACGAAGTAACGGCCTATGAAGTGCACCCTTCGGCGATTTATGAGGCCATTTTCAATGCAGGTAGGGTGAGCCGAATCAATGTGTCGGATTTTATGGCGGAGTTGATCAGTGATGCGAATGTATGGGAAAAATGGGAAGGACAAATGCCTGTGTTGTACAATGCCCATGCCTAA
- a CDS encoding hybrid sensor histidine kinase/response regulator transcription factor: MKTTCLGLFVFFCFVHLAQGQEYSFRHYQVSSGLSNNAVLCSMQDSQGFMWFGTKDGLNRFDGTTFKWFREGAGNGVSLGSNVIQVLHEAYGYIWVGTNNGLYRYNSRTENFKLFETTKNTSVHEVQHDLRGNLWVLANSTVVKFNFKEGKTTVFPDQENFQAVDVEVLPNGEVWFSSYSGLFEYVHAESRFVQRQILGGSNTSRLTLFTCMTAMGSDKLLLGTRNKGALVYDTRSGKMSPLFGIKDPLFIRDFLLKKDTLWMATESGLFIYDFKKGEVVNLKKKYGSPFHLNDNALYCLTEDRDGGIWIGTYFGGVNYQSKDNGLFKKYTSLDEKNSIQGNVVREIRADDFGGLWLGTEDGGLNRLDLKTGKIENFNAQENGLAYNNIHGLYPTGDRLFIGTFEHGMDVMDIPSRKVIKHFEWTGKEGLKSSFIYSFFRLNEKEIAIMGTEGMQKMNLDTYAFSDFEIFPEQVFFNTLIRDRKGNFWAGTYRNGLFFKTPRGETTLYGEGMGEHALSSSLMNGLFLDRKERIWVSTQNGLNRIEPETGEIKIFHSTDGFPSNVFYEMRQDSQGNLWVGTSKGLVKMNEEGQVLRVFSTANGLLNDQFNYKSAYKAPDGRLYFGCLDGMISFDPLKITGPVEHNPIRITGFKINNKDVKVGERGSPLQESIPYARHIVLNHEQNSFSLEFSSMDFSNAELTEYAYRLRGLNSNWINIKKEHTVYFNEVPPGRYVFEVREANGNLEGGPMFAGLEIEVKPIFWKSTLAYFLYFMVLVGFVYFMIRHFVDKARERNARRLAELNVEKEREVYKAKIEFFTNVSHEIRTPLTLIKGPTEKLLKNYKKDVQLSESLGVIQKNTNRLLDLIGQLLDFRKTEMDRLSLTFREMSYTEIIQSTVFRFSQELKDRGLELKMDLGEEEVFIYADPEALKKILSNLIGNAVKYAEKHLEIGLKRKETEVELFVRNDGYLIPSSLKEKIFEPFYRIEENGTQKGTGIGLALAKSLAGLHSGQLRLDTSAESMNNFVLTLPIHQEKEFRLNGSPHKSETKEEGLAYEVKAPNDQGTLLIVEDNEDLLDFIAQDLQGDYMILKALNGAEALDLLGQEKVDLIISDVMMPVKNGFELCREVKGNIQTSHIPVILLTAKSAMESRIEGLESGADAYIEKPFSSDYLKVQVANLLDNRQNIIDYFSNSPLAHIRSIAHTKADEKFIERLDAIIDSHIADPNLSVETLAEEMHMSRSTFYRKIKEMSNLSPNELVNIARLKRAAELLQTGEYRIYEVAELVGYNSQTSFGRNFQKQFNMTPSEYMHKKA, translated from the coding sequence TTGAAAACAACCTGTTTAGGCCTTTTTGTCTTTTTTTGTTTCGTCCATTTGGCTCAGGGGCAAGAATACAGTTTCCGTCACTATCAAGTCAGTTCGGGGCTTTCGAACAATGCAGTGCTCTGCAGCATGCAAGATTCGCAAGGTTTCATGTGGTTTGGTACAAAAGACGGACTGAACCGTTTCGACGGAACTACTTTCAAGTGGTTTCGCGAAGGGGCTGGAAATGGTGTGAGCTTGGGCAGCAACGTAATTCAGGTTTTGCATGAAGCCTATGGCTACATTTGGGTCGGAACCAATAATGGGCTTTACCGCTACAACAGCCGCACCGAGAATTTCAAGCTTTTTGAAACAACCAAAAATACTTCGGTCCATGAAGTTCAACATGACCTTCGCGGTAATCTTTGGGTCTTGGCCAATTCAACGGTTGTGAAATTCAATTTCAAAGAGGGAAAAACCACGGTATTCCCAGATCAAGAAAACTTTCAGGCTGTCGATGTGGAGGTGCTGCCCAATGGTGAGGTGTGGTTTTCTTCCTACAGTGGTTTGTTCGAATATGTACATGCTGAAAGCCGTTTTGTGCAAAGGCAAATTTTGGGCGGCTCGAATACTTCGCGTTTGACGCTGTTTACCTGTATGACAGCCATGGGCTCGGATAAGTTGCTTTTGGGTACACGAAACAAAGGAGCCTTGGTTTACGATACAAGAAGCGGAAAAATGAGTCCACTTTTTGGTATTAAGGATCCTCTTTTCATACGCGATTTTCTGCTCAAAAAAGACACGCTTTGGATGGCCACAGAATCGGGATTGTTCATTTATGATTTCAAGAAGGGCGAGGTTGTCAATCTAAAGAAGAAATACGGAAGCCCTTTTCATTTGAACGACAACGCCCTTTACTGTCTCACGGAAGATCGCGACGGCGGCATTTGGATTGGCACGTATTTTGGTGGCGTAAATTATCAATCGAAAGACAATGGCTTGTTCAAGAAATACACATCGCTCGACGAGAAAAATTCAATTCAGGGCAATGTAGTCCGTGAAATTCGGGCAGACGATTTTGGTGGGTTGTGGTTGGGCACAGAAGATGGGGGCTTAAACCGACTGGATCTGAAAACCGGCAAAATCGAAAACTTCAACGCCCAAGAAAATGGCTTGGCCTACAACAACATCCACGGCTTGTATCCTACGGGCGACAGGCTTTTCATCGGCACTTTTGAGCATGGAATGGACGTGATGGACATTCCCAGCAGAAAGGTGATCAAGCATTTTGAGTGGACCGGAAAAGAAGGATTAAAGAGCAGTTTCATTTATTCCTTTTTCAGATTGAATGAAAAGGAAATTGCGATAATGGGTACCGAAGGCATGCAAAAAATGAATTTGGATACCTATGCTTTTTCCGATTTCGAGATTTTTCCAGAACAGGTTTTCTTCAATACACTCATTCGAGATAGAAAAGGTAATTTTTGGGCAGGAACATATAGAAACGGATTGTTTTTCAAAACCCCTCGTGGCGAAACCACGCTCTATGGCGAAGGAATGGGCGAACATGCTCTGAGTTCCAGTTTGATGAACGGTTTGTTTTTGGACAGAAAAGAGCGGATATGGGTGAGCACCCAAAACGGTTTGAACCGCATTGAGCCTGAAACAGGAGAAATAAAGATTTTTCACAGCACCGATGGTTTCCCGAGCAATGTGTTTTACGAAATGCGTCAGGATTCGCAGGGGAACCTCTGGGTAGGTACTTCGAAAGGCTTGGTGAAAATGAATGAAGAGGGGCAAGTTTTGCGTGTTTTTTCTACCGCCAATGGACTTTTGAACGATCAATTCAATTACAAATCGGCTTATAAAGCTCCAGATGGGCGACTTTATTTTGGTTGTCTCGATGGAATGATCAGCTTCGATCCTTTGAAAATCACGGGACCTGTGGAGCACAATCCCATTCGGATAACGGGTTTTAAGATAAACAATAAAGACGTGAAAGTGGGAGAAAGGGGCTCGCCGCTTCAAGAGTCGATTCCCTATGCACGGCATATTGTACTGAATCACGAGCAAAATTCCTTCAGTTTGGAGTTTTCTTCGATGGATTTCAGCAATGCCGAACTGACCGAATATGCTTATCGACTGCGAGGACTCAATTCGAATTGGATCAACATAAAGAAAGAACACACGGTTTATTTCAACGAAGTGCCGCCAGGCCGATACGTGTTTGAGGTAAGAGAAGCCAATGGCAATTTGGAAGGCGGGCCAATGTTTGCCGGGCTTGAAATAGAGGTGAAACCCATATTTTGGAAAAGTACTTTGGCCTATTTCTTGTATTTTATGGTGCTTGTGGGCTTTGTGTATTTCATGATCCGGCATTTTGTGGATAAGGCGAGAGAGCGAAATGCCCGTAGGCTGGCGGAGTTGAATGTGGAAAAGGAGCGGGAAGTGTACAAAGCCAAGATTGAGTTCTTTACCAATGTTTCGCACGAAATCCGCACGCCTTTGACCTTGATAAAAGGGCCCACGGAAAAGCTGCTCAAAAATTATAAAAAGGATGTACAGTTGAGTGAAAGTTTGGGTGTCATCCAGAAAAACACCAATCGCCTGCTCGATTTGATTGGCCAATTGTTGGATTTCAGAAAAACGGAAATGGATAGACTTTCGCTCACTTTTCGTGAAATGAGCTATACGGAAATCATTCAATCTACTGTTTTTCGGTTCAGTCAGGAATTGAAAGACCGCGGCTTGGAACTGAAAATGGACTTAGGCGAAGAAGAAGTCTTCATTTACGCCGATCCTGAAGCTTTGAAAAAAATACTGAGCAATTTGATCGGCAATGCGGTAAAATACGCCGAGAAACATTTGGAAATTGGTTTGAAAAGGAAAGAAACAGAAGTTGAGCTTTTTGTACGAAACGACGGCTATTTGATTCCTTCGTCTTTGAAAGAAAAGATATTTGAACCCTTCTACCGCATCGAAGAAAATGGAACCCAAAAAGGCACGGGCATAGGTTTGGCTTTGGCGAAATCGTTGGCTGGCTTGCACAGTGGCCAGCTTCGATTGGATACGAGTGCTGAAAGTATGAACAATTTTGTGCTCACATTGCCCATTCACCAAGAGAAAGAATTTCGTTTGAACGGAAGTCCGCACAAAAGCGAAACCAAAGAAGAAGGGCTGGCCTATGAAGTGAAAGCTCCGAATGATCAAGGAACCTTGTTGATTGTGGAGGACAATGAAGATTTGCTGGATTTTATTGCACAGGATTTGCAGGGCGATTACATGATTTTGAAAGCACTCAACGGGGCAGAAGCTTTGGATTTGCTTGGCCAGGAAAAAGTTGATTTGATAATCAGTGATGTAATGATGCCCGTGAAAAATGGCTTTGAATTGTGCCGCGAGGTTAAGGGGAACATCCAAACGAGCCACATTCCGGTAATTTTACTGACCGCGAAAAGTGCGATGGAATCGAGAATTGAAGGTCTGGAATCGGGTGCGGATGCTTACATCGAAAAACCCTTTTCTTCGGATTATTTGAAAGTACAGGTGGCCAATTTGTTGGACAACAGGCAGAATATCATCGATTATTTCTCGAACTCACCTTTGGCCCATATCCGCAGTATTGCCCATACAAAAGCGGATGAAAAATTCATCGAGCGTTTGGATGCCATTATTGACAGCCACATTGCCGATCCAAACCTGAGTGTGGAAACTTTGGCCGAAGAAATGCACATGAGCCGTTCTACATTTTACAGGAAAATCAAAGAAATGTCGAACCTTTCACCCAATGAATTGGTGAATATTGCCCGATTGAAAAGAGCCGCTGAATTGCTGCAAACGGGAGAATACCGCATTTACGAGGTGGCAGAATTGGTGGGGTACAACTCGCAAACCAGCTTTGGAAGGAATTTCCAAAAGCAATTCAATATGACACCGAGTGAGTACATGCACAAGAAGGCTTAA
- a CDS encoding glycoside hydrolase family 43 protein, which yields MKKALSRLKHKNGPNLLKKVLPFIQPLLLCCALQGFAQSQTFQNPLLPSGPDPYSTYYKGYYYYMHSMQNRLVVWKTKNLADLTHAEQRTVWTPPPNKAYSKELWAPEILRVNGHWYIYFAADDGNNAKHRMYVLENKNDDPFTGEWDFKGKIAAKTDKWAIDGDVFEYKKQWYMVWSGWEGDENGQQNIYIAKMKNATEIDGERVLLAEPTFQWETYGDLGAQSQPPHVNVNEGPQFLYHDGHLFLVFSASGCWTDHYSLGFLEFKGQDDDLLRAENWYKHPEPLLTQSPENGVYGTGHNSFFKSPISGEDWILYHANSNPAEGCGPKRSPRMQRVFWNADGTPFIGKPVSENTILSLPN from the coding sequence ATGAAAAAGGCCCTATCTCGCTTAAAACACAAAAATGGCCCTAACCTATTGAAAAAGGTCTTGCCTTTTATTCAACCCTTACTTTTATGCTGTGCTTTGCAAGGCTTCGCACAGTCGCAAACCTTCCAGAATCCACTTTTGCCCTCTGGGCCAGACCCCTACTCAACCTATTACAAGGGGTATTATTATTACATGCATTCCATGCAAAACCGTTTAGTGGTTTGGAAAACAAAAAACCTTGCCGATTTGACCCATGCCGAGCAACGCACCGTTTGGACCCCACCACCAAACAAAGCCTACTCGAAGGAATTGTGGGCTCCAGAAATCTTGCGTGTAAATGGGCACTGGTACATTTACTTTGCTGCCGACGATGGCAACAATGCCAAGCACCGCATGTATGTGCTCGAAAACAAAAACGACGATCCCTTTACGGGTGAATGGGATTTCAAGGGAAAAATAGCCGCCAAAACCGACAAATGGGCCATCGACGGAGATGTGTTCGAATATAAAAAACAGTGGTATATGGTGTGGTCGGGTTGGGAAGGCGACGAAAACGGACAACAGAACATCTACATCGCCAAAATGAAAAATGCTACGGAGATCGATGGAGAGCGGGTTTTGTTGGCCGAACCCACATTTCAGTGGGAAACCTACGGCGATTTAGGTGCACAAAGCCAACCGCCACATGTAAACGTAAACGAGGGGCCGCAATTTCTTTATCACGACGGGCATCTCTTTCTGGTATTCTCTGCCAGCGGATGCTGGACAGATCATTACAGCCTTGGGTTCTTGGAGTTCAAAGGCCAAGACGACGACTTACTGCGTGCCGAAAACTGGTATAAACACCCCGAACCTTTATTGACGCAAAGCCCTGAAAACGGCGTCTACGGCACAGGCCACAATTCATTTTTCAAATCGCCCATCAGCGGTGAAGATTGGATTCTCTATCATGCCAACTCAAATCCAGCCGAAGGCTGCGGCCCAAAACGATCGCCGCGAATGCAACGTGTTTTTTGGAACGCCGATGGGACGCCCTTTATCGGTAAACCCGTATCGGAAAACACTATACTAAGCTTGCCCAATTGA
- a CDS encoding glycoside hydrolase family 127 protein: MKKIFNPNLFKNLVLFFGLGPLPLFAQQNYTEPKYAEVNLGEIMPQGWLKDQLIVMRENSTGHLDEIHQKISKDNGWLGGKGDNWEETPYWLDGAVPLAYLLQDKALQAKVKQYIDWNIDNQRTSGFFGPISQWERETGKEVSAENCQDGGDWWPRMVMLKVIQQYYTATGDKRVIPFMTKYFHYQEKVLHTCGLGQWTEWAESRGSENIKMVLWLYSQTHESWLLDLAENIESQAFPWTRFLGSRDWAINALVNPDGRAWMTRHGVNVGMGIKVPALNYQRTGDTRYLDSLKTGFRDIMTLHGLPNGIYSADEDLHGNQPAHGTELCATVEAMYSLETAIGITGDPLYMDALERATFNALPPQTTPDYNEKQYFQMANQIKVDRGVFAFTLPFDRRMNNVFGAKSGYTCCYANMHQGFTKFASHLWYKSKTGLAALVYSPNTLNTTLGKDKTPLTIVEDTQYPFENTVRFRFKMEKKQSFPFEFRIPNWCTSPKATLNGKAIAIEANAQIAVLDRQWQNGDVLVIEFPDQVRLSSWAENSKTIEYGPLVYGLKLTENWGMGFEPQEGEYFTLSTNDNWNYGLLRETVQSPNTHITIEKKELPQSFKWDQKHAPIELHTQAKLIPDWKALNDVPYLPVTGREGHYKGKIDENTETITLIPIGFTRLRIVAFPVVE; encoded by the coding sequence ATGAAAAAAATATTCAACCCTAATCTTTTTAAAAACCTAGTCCTCTTCTTTGGACTCGGCCCACTTCCACTTTTTGCACAGCAAAATTATACCGAACCCAAATATGCAGAAGTGAATTTGGGTGAAATAATGCCACAAGGTTGGTTAAAAGACCAACTGATAGTGATGCGTGAAAACTCTACCGGCCATTTGGACGAAATTCACCAGAAAATCAGCAAAGACAATGGCTGGCTTGGCGGCAAAGGCGACAATTGGGAGGAAACCCCATATTGGCTCGATGGAGCTGTGCCTCTTGCCTACCTTTTGCAGGATAAAGCCCTTCAAGCAAAAGTGAAACAGTATATCGATTGGAATATTGACAACCAACGAACTTCCGGTTTCTTTGGCCCGATTTCACAATGGGAACGGGAAACGGGAAAAGAGGTTTCTGCCGAAAACTGTCAAGACGGCGGGGATTGGTGGCCGCGTATGGTCATGTTGAAAGTGATTCAGCAGTATTACACCGCCACTGGCGACAAACGTGTCATTCCTTTCATGACCAAATACTTTCATTATCAAGAAAAAGTCCTTCACACTTGTGGTCTGGGCCAATGGACAGAATGGGCAGAATCCCGAGGTTCTGAAAATATCAAGATGGTCCTTTGGTTGTATTCCCAGACGCACGAATCCTGGCTGCTTGATTTAGCCGAAAACATTGAATCGCAGGCTTTTCCTTGGACACGCTTTTTGGGAAGTAGAGATTGGGCCATCAATGCCCTGGTCAATCCAGATGGGCGTGCATGGATGACCCGGCATGGCGTAAACGTGGGTATGGGTATTAAAGTACCTGCTCTTAACTACCAGCGTACGGGCGATACACGCTATTTGGATTCTTTGAAAACGGGTTTTCGAGACATCATGACCCTGCATGGCCTGCCCAACGGAATTTATTCGGCCGATGAAGATTTGCACGGCAATCAACCTGCACACGGCACCGAGCTCTGTGCCACCGTGGAAGCCATGTATTCCCTAGAAACAGCCATTGGCATTACGGGCGATCCACTGTATATGGACGCCCTCGAGAGAGCCACTTTCAACGCTCTCCCTCCGCAAACCACGCCCGATTACAACGAAAAGCAATATTTTCAAATGGCCAACCAAATCAAGGTTGACCGCGGTGTATTTGCGTTTACACTGCCTTTTGATCGGCGAATGAACAATGTCTTTGGAGCCAAAAGTGGCTATACTTGCTGCTATGCGAATATGCATCAAGGTTTTACAAAATTTGCCTCACACCTGTGGTATAAGAGCAAAACGGGTTTGGCGGCATTGGTCTACAGCCCGAACACATTGAATACCACATTGGGCAAAGACAAAACTCCCCTCACGATTGTGGAAGACACCCAGTATCCCTTTGAAAACACCGTGCGATTCCGATTCAAGATGGAGAAAAAGCAATCTTTCCCCTTCGAGTTCCGCATCCCAAACTGGTGTACAAGTCCAAAAGCCACACTCAACGGGAAAGCTATTGCGATCGAAGCAAACGCTCAAATAGCGGTATTGGATCGTCAGTGGCAAAATGGCGATGTATTGGTTATCGAATTTCCTGACCAAGTACGGCTAAGTTCGTGGGCCGAAAATTCCAAAACGATCGAATACGGGCCTCTGGTATACGGCCTAAAACTGACAGAAAACTGGGGCATGGGATTCGAGCCTCAGGAAGGCGAATATTTCACGCTCAGTACAAACGACAACTGGAATTACGGGCTTTTGAGAGAAACCGTTCAATCTCCGAATACGCACATTACAATCGAAAAGAAAGAGTTACCACAATCCTTTAAATGGGATCAAAAACATGCCCCAATTGAATTGCATACCCAAGCCAAATTAATTCCAGATTGGAAAGCCCTAAACGATGTGCCCTACTTGCCCGTTACGGGTCGTGAAGGGCATTATAAGGGTAAAATCGACGAAAATACAGAGACCATTACACTAATCCCAATTGGTTTTACACGCCTGCGGATCGTGGCATTTCCCGTGGTGGAATAA
- the uvrB gene encoding excinuclease ABC subunit UvrB: MTFKLTSKFKPTGDQPEAIKQLIHGVKSGEHDQVLLGVTGSGKTFTVANVIAELNRPVLILSHNKTLAAQLYGEFKQFFPENKVEYFISYYDYYQPEAFISSTNTYIEKDLQINQEIDKLRLSAVSSLMSGRRDVIVVASVSCIYGAGNPEEFKKSVVGTRIGETITRNRFLHSLVEILYSRTEVAFERGTFRVKGDTVDIYPSYADYAYRVIFWGDEIEEIQRIEPQSGKKIESLKEMVIYPANLFVTGKDVMNASIREIQDDLVKQIKYFEDESRRQEAERIKERTEFDLEMMRELGYCSGIENYSRYFDRRQPGQRPFCLLDYFPDDYLLVVDESHVSMPQIRAMYGGDRSRKVSLVEYGFRLPSAMDNRPLTFNEFEELAGQTIYVSATPADYEIAKADGVIVEQIIRPTGLLDPEIDVRPSLNQIDDLLDEIDFRIKRNERVLVTTLTKRMAEEMSKYLDRVGIKGRYIHSEVKTLDRVEILRQLRLGEFDVLVGVNLLREGLDLPEVSLVAIMDADKEGFLRDIRSLIQTIGRAARNANGKVIMYADKITKSMEHAIDETQRRRAIQMEYNSDHGIVPTTILKSKGAILEQTSVADAKPSTRGYYVEPEEYSVAADPVTAYMGKDQLKKLLTETKSKMEKAAKELDFLQAARYRDEMLQLEEKIKAEEPMA; encoded by the coding sequence ATGACCTTTAAACTGACCTCCAAATTTAAACCCACAGGTGATCAACCCGAAGCGATCAAACAGCTGATACATGGTGTGAAGAGTGGGGAGCACGACCAAGTGCTCTTGGGTGTGACCGGTTCAGGGAAAACCTTTACCGTGGCCAATGTGATTGCCGAGCTGAACAGACCCGTACTGATTTTGAGTCACAACAAAACCTTGGCGGCTCAATTGTATGGGGAGTTTAAACAGTTTTTTCCGGAAAATAAAGTCGAGTATTTCATTTCATATTACGACTATTATCAGCCAGAAGCCTTTATTTCAAGTACGAACACGTATATAGAAAAGGACCTGCAAATCAACCAAGAGATTGATAAACTGCGTCTTTCGGCGGTCTCTTCTTTGATGTCGGGGCGGCGTGACGTCATTGTTGTCGCTTCCGTTTCATGTATTTACGGTGCGGGAAATCCAGAAGAATTCAAGAAGAGTGTGGTAGGAACGAGAATTGGCGAAACGATTACCCGAAACCGATTCTTACACAGTTTGGTCGAAATCCTGTACTCCCGCACCGAAGTGGCTTTTGAAAGAGGGACTTTCCGTGTGAAGGGCGATACGGTGGACATTTATCCCAGTTATGCCGATTATGCATACAGGGTGATTTTTTGGGGGGATGAAATTGAAGAAATCCAAAGGATAGAACCGCAGTCGGGTAAGAAAATTGAGTCGCTGAAGGAAATGGTGATTTATCCTGCCAATTTGTTTGTGACCGGAAAGGACGTAATGAATGCCTCGATTCGGGAGATTCAGGATGATTTGGTGAAACAGATCAAGTATTTTGAAGACGAAAGCAGGCGGCAAGAAGCCGAACGCATAAAAGAAAGGACGGAGTTTGATTTAGAAATGATGCGTGAATTGGGCTATTGCAGCGGCATCGAAAACTATTCACGTTACTTTGATCGCAGGCAACCTGGACAAAGGCCTTTCTGTCTGCTCGATTATTTCCCAGATGATTATCTTTTGGTGGTGGATGAAAGCCACGTCAGCATGCCGCAAATTCGTGCCATGTATGGTGGCGACCGCTCACGCAAAGTGTCTTTGGTCGAATACGGCTTCCGTTTGCCTTCGGCAATGGACAACAGGCCGCTTACTTTTAATGAATTTGAAGAATTGGCGGGGCAAACTATCTATGTGTCGGCTACGCCAGCAGATTATGAAATCGCCAAAGCGGATGGCGTGATCGTGGAGCAGATTATTCGTCCGACAGGTCTGCTCGATCCTGAGATTGATGTACGACCTAGCCTCAATCAAATTGACGATTTATTGGATGAAATTGATTTCAGAATAAAACGCAACGAAAGGGTGCTGGTAACGACATTGACCAAACGCATGGCCGAAGAAATGAGTAAATATTTGGATCGCGTGGGCATCAAAGGCCGCTACATTCATTCGGAAGTGAAAACGCTCGATCGTGTGGAAATCCTTCGGCAGTTACGCCTTGGAGAATTTGATGTATTGGTGGGCGTAAACTTGCTTCGCGAAGGTTTGGATTTGCCCGAAGTTTCGCTTGTGGCCATTATGGATGCGGATAAAGAAGGCTTTCTGCGTGATATCCGCTCTTTGATTCAAACTATCGGTCGGGCGGCAAGAAACGCGAACGGGAAAGTGATTATGTACGCGGACAAAATCACGAAATCGATGGAACATGCGATCGACGAAACGCAAAGAAGAAGAGCCATTCAAATGGAATACAATAGCGACCATGGCATTGTGCCCACAACCATTTTGAAGAGCAAAGGAGCGATTCTTGAACAGACTTCAGTGGCCGATGCAAAACCGAGTACGCGTGGATATTATGTCGAGCCGGAAGAGTACAGTGTGGCCGCTGATCCGGTGACGGCGTATATGGGCAAAGACCAGTTGAAGAAATTGTTGACGGAAACGAAAAGTAAAATGGAAAAAGCCGCCAAAGAACTTGATTTCCTTCAGGCGGCTCGTTATCGTGACGAAATGTTGCAATTGGAAGAGAAGATAAAGGCAGAAGAGCCGATGGCTTAG